The following are encoded together in the Salvia hispanica cultivar TCC Black 2014 chromosome 6, UniMelb_Shisp_WGS_1.0, whole genome shotgun sequence genome:
- the LOC125194221 gene encoding V-type proton ATPase subunit a3-like produces MGERGGGCCPSMDLMRSEPMQLVQLIIPIESAHLAVSYLGDLGLIQFKDLNAEKSPFQRTYAIQIKRSGEMARKLRFFRDQMSKAGLVTGVRSQVEAIASLDDLEVKLGDLEAELVEINSNGDKLQHSYNELAEYKLVLEKAGEFFHSALSSAEARQREYSSNQGGEESVEIPLLSEQETTADSSKQVRLGFITGLVPREKSMAFERILFRATRGNVFLRQVAVDQPVVDPVSGDKVEKNVFAVFFSGERVKNKILKICDAFGANRYFFSEDISKQSQMITEVSGRLSELKTTVDAGLVHRGNLLQTIGEQFEHWNILVRKEKAIYHTLNMLSMDVTKKCLVAEGWSPIFATKQIQDVLHQATHDCNSQVEAIFQVLHTREMPPTYFRTNKFTTAFQEIVDAYGVAKYQEANPGVFTIVTFPFLFAVMFGDWGHGICLLLATLFFIVREKKLSNQKLGDIMEMAFGGRYVIVLMSLFSIYTGLIYNEFFSVPFELFAPSAYVCRDATCSEASTIGLIKGRDTYPFGVDPVWHGSRSELPFLNSLKMKMSILLGVAQMNLGIILSYFNALFFKNSINTWFQFVPQMIFLNSLFGYLSLLIIVKWCTGSQADLYHVMIYMFLSPTDELGENQLFTGQKTLQMVLLLLALVSVPWMLLPKPFLLKMQHERHQGEAYATLPDTEESLQSGANHNGGGHGHEEFEFSEVFVHQLIHTIEFVLGAVSNTASYLRLWALSLAHSELSVVFYEKVLLLAWGYNNIFILIIGIIIFICATVGVLLVMETLSAFLHALRLHWVEFQNKFYEGDGYKFYPFSFSLLDAEEE; encoded by the exons ATGGGAGAGCGGGGAGGGGGATGTTGTCCGTCGATGGATCTGATGCGCTCTGAGCCGATGCAGCTCGTGCAACTCATCATTCCCATCGAGTCCGCTCACCTCGCTGTGTCGTATCTCGGCGATCTCGGTCTCATCCAATTCAAAGAC CTAAATGCAGAAAAAAGCCCATTCCAGAGAACATACGCCATTCAG ATTAAAAGATCTGGAGAAATGGCGcgtaaattaagatttttcCGCGACCAAATGTCAAAGGCTGGACTGGTGACTGGAGTGAGATCTCAAGTTGAAGCCATTGCCAGTTTAGATGACCTCGAG GTTAAACTTGGAGATCTTGAGGCAGAGCTAGTTGAGATAAATTCAAATGGCGATAAGTTACAGCATTCCTACAATGAGCTAGCGGAGTACAAGCTTGTTCTGGAAAAA GCTGGTGAATTCTTTCACTCTGCCCTTAGTAGCGCTGAGGCTCGTCAAAGGGAATACTCATCAAATCAGGGTGGGGAGGAGTCTGTGGAAATTCCGTTGTTATCTGAGCAG GAAACAACAGCCGATTCATCCAAGCAAGTCAGGCTGGGATTTATCACTGGACTTGTTCCCAGGGAAAAGTCTATGGCATTTGAGAGGATTTTGTTCCGGGCTACTAGGGGTAATGTTTTCCTGAGGCAGGTTGCTGTGGATCAGCCAGTTGTTGACCCAGTGTCAGGGGATAAG gttgaaaaaaatgtgtttgCAGTTTTCTTTTCTGGAGAAAGGGTGAAAAACAAAATCCTGAAAATATGTGATGCTTTTGGAGCAAATCGATACTTTTTTAGTGAGGATATTAGCAAGCAGTCTCAAATGATCACCGAG GTCTCTGGGAGGCTATCAGAGCTAAAGACTACGGTAGATGCAGGACTCGTTCATCGGGGAAACTTACTACAAACTATTGGAGAACAGTTTGAGCATTGGAACATCTTG GTGAGGAAGGAGAAAGCCATTTATCACACTCTGAATATGCTCAGTATGGATGTCACCAAGAAATGCCTGGTAGCAGAAGGATGGAGTCCTATTTTTGCAACTAAACAG ATCCAGGATGTGTTGCATCAGGCAACACATGACTGCAATTCTCAAGTTGAGGCTATTTTCCAAGTCTTGCACACACGTGAGATGCCCCCCACATATTTCCGGACAAACAAGTTCACAACAGCTTTCCAAGAGATAGTTGATGCTTATGG AGTGGCCAAGTATCAGGAAGCAAACCCTGGTGTATTCACCATTGTcactttcccttttctttttgctGTCATGTTTGGGGACTGGGGGCATGGTATATGCCTTCTACTTGCTACATTGTTTTTTATCGTCAGAGAAAAAAAGCTCTCCAATCAA AAACTTGGGGATATCATGGAAATGGCATTCGGTGGACGTTACGTTATTGTGCTGATGTCACTATTCTCAATATACACTGGGTTAATCTATAATGAGTTTTTCTCCGTGCcatttgaattatttgctCCGTCGGCATACGTATGTCGTGATGCAACTTGCAG TGAGGCTTCCACTATTGGTTTGATCAAAGGACGAGACACTTATCCATTTGGAGTGGATCCTGTTTGGCATGGTTCACGCAGTGAGCTTCCATTCCTGAActcactaaaaatgaaaatgtccaTATTGCTTGGAGTTGCACAGATGAACCTGGGAATAATATTGAGCTATTTTAATGCCCTGTTCTTCAAAAATAGCATAAACACATG GTTCCAATTTGTTCCCCAGATGATATTCCTGAACAGCCTTTTTGGCTATCTTTCTCTCCTTATCATCGTCAAATGGTGCACTGGTTCCCAAGCTGATTTATACCATGTGATGATCTACATGTTTCTGAGTCCTACTGATGAGCTTGGGGAAAACCAGCTTTTCACTGGTCAGAAGACATTGCAg ATGGTGCTATTGCTATTGGCCCTTGTGTCCGTCCCATGGATGCTGCTTCCAAAGCCTTTCCTTTTGAAGATGCAACATGAG AGGCATCAGGGAGAGGCCTATGCAACCCTTCCAGATACTGAGGAATCTCTGCAATCTGGGGCAAACCATAATGGTGGTGGCCACGGTCATGAGGAGTTTGAATTCAGTGAAGTTTTTGTACATCAGCTCATACACACAATCGAATTTGTTCTTGGTGCAGTTTCAAATACCGCTTCTTATCTTCGTTTGTGGGCACTCAG CCTTGCGCATTCTGAGTTATCAGTTGTGTTCTATGAAAAAGTTCTCCTCCTTGCATGGGG ATATAACAATATATTCATCCTTATAATTGGcattattatctttatttgCGCCACTGTTGGTGTGCTGTTGGTGATGGAAACTCTGAGTGCCTTCTTGCATGCACTGAGACTTCACTGGGTGGAGTTCCAAAACAAGTTCTACGAGGGTGACGGTTACAAGTTCTATCCATTCTCGTTCTCATTGCTGGATGCCGAAGAGGAATGA